From a single Gimesia fumaroli genomic region:
- a CDS encoding efflux RND transporter periplasmic adaptor subunit, with translation MKVLLQSLKPVLGITIFVLIAASFILRDHWLPLLDPNQAGQSKNVGAASKKAEGKKSSDQQKIVLSDQAIANLELKVKSIFPETYWKTLQVPGMIVDRPGRSDQSVISPVNGVVEKMNYFPGDTVRPGDVLYTIRILSETLLQTQTNLFKDTQNLVLAERKRKRLESSRGAIPESRIIEAANDITRLKVAIKGYQQELRSRGFSQQQLQEIASGNFIQDLDILVPDRMSKSKPLDASVVMKTSGKEVKLKTPPTFEVQECEVDLGQQVKTGQTLCLLANHRLLAIEGRAFRNETQLLERNVREGWPVEVDFQEHAASDWPAHNQVFLIHKLMNVIDPVNRTFAFRLPLENQSRLLKQNGQIQVLWRFRPGQKVRLLIRVEKLDNVFVLPADAVAREGAEAYVFIQNVNTFYRKPVRVLERDRRHTVIANDGSLTPGSFVVQGSAEQLNRMLKSSSGDDLPEGYHIHADGSLHKNEDEGK, from the coding sequence ATGAAGGTACTTCTTCAATCGTTGAAGCCTGTTCTGGGAATCACAATCTTTGTTTTGATTGCTGCCAGTTTTATCTTGCGCGATCACTGGTTGCCGCTACTGGATCCAAATCAGGCTGGTCAATCGAAAAATGTGGGCGCTGCATCGAAAAAAGCAGAGGGCAAAAAAAGTTCGGATCAGCAAAAGATCGTCCTCTCAGACCAGGCAATTGCCAATCTGGAGTTGAAAGTGAAATCAATTTTTCCCGAGACCTATTGGAAAACGCTCCAGGTCCCGGGAATGATCGTGGATCGTCCAGGACGCAGTGACCAGAGTGTGATTTCACCCGTCAATGGGGTCGTAGAGAAAATGAACTACTTTCCGGGCGATACGGTTCGACCGGGTGATGTGCTCTACACGATTCGTATTCTCAGTGAAACTTTGCTGCAGACTCAGACCAATCTGTTCAAAGATACCCAGAATCTCGTGCTGGCGGAGAGAAAGAGAAAACGCCTGGAATCCTCCAGGGGCGCGATTCCTGAATCCCGGATCATCGAGGCGGCCAATGATATTACCCGCTTGAAGGTGGCCATCAAGGGCTACCAGCAGGAACTGCGCAGTCGGGGGTTCAGCCAGCAGCAGTTGCAGGAAATTGCCAGCGGTAATTTTATTCAGGATCTGGATATCCTGGTTCCCGATCGCATGTCAAAATCCAAGCCACTGGATGCGTCCGTTGTCATGAAAACATCAGGTAAAGAAGTCAAACTGAAAACACCTCCTACATTCGAGGTCCAGGAATGTGAGGTCGATCTGGGACAGCAGGTGAAAACGGGGCAGACGTTGTGCCTGCTGGCAAACCATCGTCTGCTGGCGATTGAAGGACGCGCCTTTCGGAACGAAACACAACTGCTGGAGCGCAACGTGAGAGAGGGCTGGCCGGTCGAAGTCGATTTTCAGGAACACGCAGCGAGTGACTGGCCCGCTCACAATCAGGTTTTTCTGATTCACAAGCTGATGAATGTCATCGATCCCGTGAACCGTACTTTCGCCTTTCGTCTGCCATTGGAAAATCAGTCCCGTCTTTTAAAGCAGAATGGACAGATTCAGGTACTCTGGCGTTTTCGTCCCGGCCAGAAAGTGCGGCTGTTGATCCGGGTGGAAAAACTGGACAACGTGTTCGTGCTTCCGGCTGATGCCGTTGCCCGTGAAGGTGCGGAGGCTTACGTCTTCATCCAGAATGTGAATACCTTCTACCGTAAACCGGTGCGTGTCCTGGAGCGGGATCGGCGTCATACGGTTATTGCCAACGATGGCTCGCTCACGCCCGGTTCATTTGTGGTCCAGGGATCTGCCGAACAATTGAACCGCATGCTGAAGTCGTCTTCCGGGGATGATTTGCCAGAAGGCTACCACATTCATGCAGACGGCAGTCTCCACAAAAACGAAGATGAAGGGAAATAG
- a CDS encoding DUF1501 domain-containing protein yields the protein MLNIFDASSNKFCNQVSRRNFIKIGAFGLGGLSLPNLLKAEQQSSKANSHKSIIMIYLPGGPPHQDMYDLKLDAPTEIRGEFNPISTNVPDIHICEHLPRLARISDKCIFVNSLVGSIGQHASFQCMTGHSDRNQPAGGWPELGSALSHLKGNPRATSPAYVNLSPKMQHTPYNFGKNSFLGMSHTPFNPNGEMKGDMTLNGITLDRLQDRKSLLRSFDQFRRDADASGAMQGLDSFNEQAFGVLTSGRLVEALDVSKEDPAIRERYGKGTTRKQGDAAPRLNEQFLLARRLVEAGARVVTLSYSFWDWHGSNFKLAKENFPDFDQAVTALIEDLHQRGMAEDTTVIAWGEFGRTPMINKNGGRDHWPRVCNALLACGGMKTGQVIGTTDRLGGEAENRPVHFQEMFATLYHNMGIDVQQITLPDHAGRPQYLVDSGYLPLPEVI from the coding sequence ATGCTTAACATTTTTGATGCTTCTTCCAACAAGTTCTGCAATCAGGTGTCGCGGCGGAATTTCATTAAAATCGGAGCGTTTGGTCTGGGTGGGCTGAGCTTACCGAATCTACTCAAAGCCGAACAACAATCAAGTAAAGCCAATTCTCATAAATCGATCATCATGATCTATCTGCCGGGCGGACCGCCGCATCAGGACATGTATGATCTTAAGTTAGACGCGCCCACTGAAATCCGCGGCGAATTCAATCCCATCTCAACCAATGTTCCTGACATTCACATTTGCGAACACCTCCCCAGACTGGCACGGATTTCCGATAAATGTATTTTTGTGAATTCGCTCGTCGGTTCGATCGGCCAACACGCCTCATTTCAATGTATGACCGGACACAGTGACCGAAACCAGCCAGCCGGCGGTTGGCCCGAGTTGGGTTCTGCTCTGTCACACTTAAAAGGCAATCCACGGGCAACCTCACCCGCTTATGTGAATCTTTCGCCTAAAATGCAGCACACCCCCTATAACTTTGGGAAAAACAGCTTTCTGGGAATGTCGCATACTCCTTTCAATCCGAATGGCGAAATGAAGGGCGATATGACGCTCAATGGCATTACCTTAGATCGCCTGCAGGATCGCAAAAGTCTGCTGCGTAGTTTTGATCAATTCAGGCGTGATGCCGATGCCAGTGGTGCGATGCAAGGGCTCGATTCCTTCAACGAACAGGCCTTTGGTGTTCTGACCTCGGGGCGATTGGTAGAGGCGCTTGATGTTTCAAAAGAAGATCCCGCGATTCGCGAACGCTACGGCAAAGGAACAACAAGAAAACAGGGTGACGCTGCTCCGCGACTGAACGAGCAATTTCTTCTCGCGCGGCGTCTTGTCGAAGCCGGAGCCCGCGTTGTCACTCTGAGTTACAGCTTCTGGGACTGGCATGGTAGCAATTTCAAACTTGCCAAGGAAAACTTCCCCGATTTCGACCAGGCCGTCACCGCGCTGATTGAGGATCTGCACCAACGTGGTATGGCGGAAGATACAACGGTCATCGCCTGGGGTGAATTTGGACGTACGCCGATGATCAACAAAAATGGAGGTCGCGATCACTGGCCACGCGTTTGTAATGCCTTACTCGCCTGTGGCGGCATGAAAACAGGTCAGGTCATCGGAACCACAGACCGGCTGGGTGGTGAGGCGGAAAATCGCCCGGTCCATTTCCAGGAAATGTTTGCCACGCTCTATCACAACATGGGGATCGACGTGCAGCAGATTACCCTTCCCGATCACGCCGGTCGACCTCAGTACCTCGTGGATAGCGGTTACCTCCCTCTGCCTGAAGTCATCTAA
- a CDS encoding efflux RND transporter permease subunit: MLNSIIRLSLTHRTLVLAACVVILAYGGYLTTTLPIDVFPDLDRPRVVILTECPGMSSEEVETLVTYPIETAILGANGVEDVRSQSSQGMNVIYIEFSWQTEPRYARQIVSERLANVPMPPGIRPIMTPQASIMGQILHVGIHRRKGPQGGTLTPIGQTGLLAERTEQEGKPVLTVWNPVERNDPGLWQKIEVRNSNWKPKDLGRNVSFVWNKRSYDVVFPTPLEERMDLRTTADWLIRPRLLKLTGIAEVIVMGGDKKQYQVLVDPIKLQEYNVSLQDVEEAVQSNNLNASGGFILSGQTERSVRIIGRLGAITNEVLDELRKAPIKMNGDRAVLLENVAEIVEGPAPKRGDASIDGHAGVVITIVKQPHADTRKLTDDVMAALHDAETSLPADIVINTKLFKLKSFIDRGIYYVEEALVIGAVLVVIVLFLFLLNLRTTFITLTAIPLSLVITTLVFRIVGILTGTELSINVMTLGGIAVAIGELVDDAIVDVENIFRRLGENNLSPDPKPAIVVVYEASREIRSAIIFGTAVVVLAFMPLFALSGVEGRLFVPLGVAYIVSILASLLVSLTVTPVLSFYLLPQAKATHEHQDGRLLRVLKWGAGYLIRFSMRHAAVLLLLTWALVGVSVWELSKLGADFLPKFDEGSVQINVTLPGGSSLKASNEASSLIDAQLVKMQKSEDKPQEPILHFFRRTGRAELDEHAQPVNVGEYILTMNPEANYDRDEFLETLLSNLETNVPGVGIEAEQPLSHLISHMLSGVKAQVGIKLYGDDLDKLRELAGDVRDAITDIPGVTPPIIDPQERVDELHVVLKPDELAYFGLSREYVARFVETALKGEAVSQVLEGQRRFDLIIKLNEQYRSDPYNLGELRLELPDGRGQIRLRELADFPGSASGPNLINRENVRRRQTIRCNVSGRDLASTVVEIEKQVREQVTLPTGYFVEFGGQFEAQRSATFLITILAAVSVAGIFIVLMMLYPSARITFQILNAIPTAFIGGVFALVLTNQTLTVASMVGFVSLGGIAVRNGILLVTHYFHLMEEEGEAFSPQMVLRGSLERLAPVLMTALTAGIALIPLVVGGNKPGLEILYPVATVILGGLVTSTFCEFFIHPGLFWKFSGKDAKRLVRSESSDEELLRAVTQQHS, translated from the coding sequence GTGCTCAATTCCATTATCCGACTTTCGTTGACTCATCGCACACTGGTGCTGGCTGCCTGTGTTGTCATCCTGGCTTACGGCGGTTACCTGACCACCACATTGCCGATCGACGTTTTTCCCGACCTCGATCGCCCGCGCGTAGTGATTCTGACGGAGTGCCCTGGCATGTCGTCTGAAGAGGTTGAAACTCTGGTCACTTATCCCATTGAAACAGCGATTCTGGGAGCGAACGGGGTCGAAGATGTTCGCAGCCAGTCCAGCCAGGGCATGAACGTGATCTACATTGAATTCAGCTGGCAGACCGAACCTCGCTACGCCCGTCAGATTGTCTCGGAACGCCTGGCGAATGTGCCCATGCCGCCTGGCATCCGCCCGATTATGACACCGCAGGCTTCGATCATGGGGCAAATTCTGCATGTGGGAATCCATCGCCGCAAAGGACCACAAGGGGGAACGCTGACCCCGATTGGACAGACTGGCCTACTGGCGGAACGTACCGAACAAGAGGGAAAACCTGTACTGACGGTGTGGAATCCGGTAGAGCGCAACGATCCCGGTCTGTGGCAGAAAATAGAGGTCCGGAATTCCAATTGGAAACCGAAAGATCTCGGACGAAATGTTTCTTTTGTCTGGAATAAACGTTCCTATGACGTCGTTTTTCCGACTCCCCTCGAAGAACGAATGGACCTGCGTACCACGGCCGACTGGTTGATCAGGCCGCGTTTGCTCAAATTAACCGGCATCGCAGAAGTCATTGTCATGGGAGGCGATAAAAAGCAGTACCAGGTTCTGGTCGACCCCATTAAATTACAGGAATACAATGTTTCGCTGCAGGATGTCGAGGAGGCCGTTCAATCAAATAACCTGAATGCCAGCGGCGGATTTATCCTCAGTGGCCAGACCGAACGTTCTGTGCGGATCATTGGTCGGCTGGGGGCAATTACGAATGAAGTACTGGATGAACTTCGTAAAGCTCCGATTAAAATGAACGGTGATCGTGCTGTCCTACTTGAGAACGTGGCAGAAATCGTCGAAGGCCCTGCGCCAAAGCGGGGAGATGCCAGTATCGATGGACACGCGGGCGTGGTGATTACGATCGTCAAACAGCCGCATGCCGATACCAGAAAGCTGACTGATGATGTGATGGCGGCTCTACATGATGCGGAAACATCACTGCCTGCCGACATCGTGATCAACACGAAGCTGTTCAAGCTCAAAAGCTTTATTGACCGGGGGATTTACTATGTAGAAGAAGCCCTGGTGATTGGTGCAGTACTCGTGGTAATCGTGCTGTTTCTGTTTCTGCTGAATCTGCGGACGACGTTCATTACACTCACCGCAATTCCGTTATCACTGGTGATCACAACCCTTGTTTTTCGGATTGTCGGAATACTCACGGGCACCGAACTCTCGATCAATGTGATGACCCTGGGAGGGATTGCAGTTGCGATTGGTGAACTCGTTGACGATGCGATTGTGGATGTGGAAAATATTTTCCGTCGCTTGGGAGAAAATAACCTGAGCCCTGATCCGAAGCCCGCCATTGTCGTCGTGTATGAGGCCAGCCGGGAAATTCGTTCTGCGATTATCTTTGGTACCGCCGTTGTGGTGCTGGCCTTCATGCCCCTGTTTGCCCTGTCGGGAGTCGAAGGGCGTCTGTTCGTTCCCCTGGGAGTGGCTTATATTGTTTCGATTCTGGCCTCGCTGCTGGTCTCGCTGACGGTGACCCCCGTATTGTCTTTCTATCTGCTGCCCCAGGCCAAGGCGACCCACGAGCATCAGGATGGGCGTTTGCTGCGGGTTCTGAAGTGGGGTGCCGGATATCTGATCCGGTTTAGCATGCGGCATGCTGCTGTCCTGCTGTTGCTGACCTGGGCACTGGTCGGCGTCAGTGTCTGGGAACTTTCCAAACTGGGAGCTGACTTCCTGCCGAAATTCGATGAAGGGAGCGTACAGATCAACGTTACCCTGCCGGGAGGGTCTTCTTTGAAAGCTTCGAATGAAGCCTCTTCACTGATCGATGCCCAGTTGGTCAAAATGCAGAAATCCGAAGACAAGCCTCAGGAGCCGATTTTACACTTTTTCCGCCGGACCGGACGGGCCGAACTGGATGAACATGCTCAACCGGTAAATGTGGGAGAGTATATTCTGACAATGAATCCGGAGGCGAACTACGATCGTGATGAGTTTCTGGAGACGTTACTCTCTAATCTGGAAACGAATGTTCCCGGAGTCGGGATCGAGGCGGAGCAGCCGCTGTCTCATCTCATCAGTCATATGCTGTCCGGGGTCAAGGCCCAGGTCGGTATCAAACTGTATGGAGATGATCTCGATAAACTCCGCGAACTGGCGGGAGATGTCCGTGATGCGATCACCGATATTCCCGGTGTAACACCGCCCATTATCGATCCACAGGAACGGGTCGATGAACTGCATGTCGTTCTGAAGCCAGACGAACTGGCATATTTCGGATTGAGCCGTGAATATGTCGCCCGGTTTGTGGAAACAGCCCTGAAGGGGGAAGCGGTTTCTCAGGTCCTGGAAGGCCAGCGTCGGTTTGACTTGATCATCAAACTTAACGAACAATATCGTTCCGATCCATACAATCTGGGGGAACTGCGGCTGGAACTCCCCGATGGCAGAGGACAGATCCGTTTGCGGGAACTGGCTGACTTCCCCGGCTCCGCCAGTGGGCCGAACCTGATCAACCGGGAAAATGTCCGCAGACGACAGACGATTCGTTGCAATGTGTCGGGACGAGATCTGGCCAGTACCGTGGTTGAGATCGAAAAACAGGTCCGCGAACAGGTCACCCTGCCTACCGGCTATTTTGTGGAGTTCGGGGGGCAGTTTGAAGCGCAACGCTCTGCAACATTCCTGATCACGATTCTAGCTGCCGTCTCTGTTGCCGGTATCTTTATCGTGCTGATGATGCTCTATCCGTCTGCCCGGATTACGTTTCAGATCTTAAACGCCATTCCTACAGCGTTCATCGGAGGTGTCTTCGCACTGGTTTTAACCAACCAGACCCTGACGGTCGCCAGCATGGTGGGCTTTGTATCCCTGGGGGGGATTGCCGTCCGTAATGGAATTTTGCTGGTAACGCACTATTTCCATCTAATGGAAGAAGAGGGAGAAGCATTCTCTCCCCAGATGGTACTGCGGGGCAGCTTGGAACGGCTGGCTCCGGTGCTGATGACCGCATTGACCGCCGGGATCGCCTTGATTCCGCTGGTGGTGGGCGGAAATAAACCGGGACTGGAAATTCTCTATCCCGTAGCGACCGTCATACTGGGAGGGCTGGTGACATCCACCTTCTGTGAATTTTTTATTCACCCCGGATTGTTCTGGAAATTCTCAGGCAAGGATGCCAAACGCCTGGTTCGTAGTGAAAGTTCTGACGAAGAACTGCTGCGGGCTGTCACACAACAACACTCTTGA
- a CDS encoding sensor histidine kinase yields the protein MKLAAKLILIFMVGVLGIVALFSWQIVRQQREWSQQSNAESAVDLVNALKPTIEQAYRDGGTVQIQQAIEVTKRTTSGSAMRWIDPEKPDAVQQIPDAGAVDTETRSRSISRISISDKDGETKQFTYVPLTLPGDVTGAVEVAKPLLNSEANIRRSFQASALLLIGVTLLSGFVIYWGGLKLIASPLRKLIKQVEQIGEGEFGHPPAITSNDEFGQLAFAISQMSSRLQQQRETIEAETKTRLQTQQQLRHIDRLGTVGTLAAGVAHELGTPLNVVSGRAGLISSGQLSAADVSSSAQTIQKEAERMTAIIRQLLDFARRTGTEHASINLIQLARQTCELMQPLAKKAHVNLTVNADENLSVTTVGDTGQLQQVITNLISNAIQSIPDGGKIMIKVHSEQIQPPAIIESQHKHFACLEVIDTGIGMTDTETEHVFEPFYTTKDVGEGTGLGLSIAYGIVREHGGWIDVASEKNQGSTFRVWLPIDDQKDLQ from the coding sequence ATGAAACTGGCAGCCAAACTGATTCTGATATTCATGGTGGGGGTCCTGGGGATCGTCGCGCTGTTCTCCTGGCAAATCGTAAGACAGCAGCGTGAGTGGTCTCAGCAATCAAATGCAGAGAGTGCCGTCGATCTGGTGAATGCCCTGAAACCTACAATTGAACAGGCTTATCGAGACGGCGGTACGGTGCAGATTCAGCAGGCGATTGAAGTCACTAAACGAACGACTTCCGGTTCTGCGATGCGTTGGATCGACCCGGAGAAACCTGACGCTGTTCAACAGATCCCCGATGCGGGCGCCGTAGATACGGAAACACGTTCTCGCAGCATTTCGCGTATTTCGATTTCAGACAAAGACGGAGAAACAAAGCAGTTCACGTATGTGCCACTCACTCTTCCCGGAGACGTTACTGGAGCAGTCGAAGTTGCCAAACCGCTGCTGAATTCTGAGGCGAATATTCGCCGCTCATTTCAAGCCTCGGCGTTGTTATTGATCGGAGTCACACTTCTTTCCGGTTTTGTGATCTACTGGGGCGGCCTGAAGCTCATTGCCAGTCCGCTACGAAAGTTGATCAAACAAGTCGAACAGATCGGTGAGGGAGAATTCGGTCATCCTCCCGCGATCACTTCTAATGACGAGTTTGGTCAACTTGCATTCGCAATCAGTCAGATGAGTAGTCGTTTGCAGCAACAGCGAGAGACGATTGAAGCAGAGACCAAAACGAGGCTGCAAACACAACAGCAACTTCGTCATATCGATCGGCTGGGAACAGTCGGTACTCTGGCTGCCGGTGTAGCCCATGAGTTGGGCACACCACTGAATGTGGTTTCAGGGCGTGCCGGTCTGATTTCCAGCGGTCAACTCTCCGCAGCAGATGTCAGTTCAAGTGCGCAGACGATTCAAAAAGAAGCCGAGCGTATGACCGCCATCATTCGCCAACTGCTCGACTTTGCTCGCCGCACAGGAACAGAGCATGCGTCGATTAATCTCATCCAACTTGCTCGTCAAACGTGCGAACTGATGCAACCACTGGCAAAGAAAGCGCATGTGAATTTAACCGTAAACGCTGATGAGAACTTATCAGTGACAACGGTAGGAGATACCGGTCAACTCCAGCAGGTAATCACCAACCTCATCAGTAACGCAATCCAATCGATTCCTGACGGCGGCAAGATTATGATTAAAGTGCATTCAGAGCAAATTCAACCACCGGCGATTATTGAATCACAGCATAAACACTTTGCCTGTCTGGAAGTGATCGATACCGGAATCGGTATGACCGATACCGAAACGGAGCATGTATTTGAACCATTCTATACGACGAAAGATGTGGGCGAAGGAACTGGCCTGGGGCTTTCGATTGCGTACGGGATTGTGCGTGAACATGGCGGGTGGATTGATGTCGCAAGCGAGAAAAATCAAGGTTCGACATTTCGTGTGTGGTTGCCGATAGACGATCAGAAAGATCTGCAATGA
- a CDS encoding sigma-54-dependent transcriptional regulator, whose amino-acid sequence MNENSDIPRILVIDDEQSMCELIETDLRLRGMHVDWFTDARQAITAIDQNNYDVVLTDIRMPGTTGLQLCQQLTEFRPDIPVVLMTAFGSLETAVSAMRAGAYDFITKPIEMDLLAITVRRAIDHHRLTEQVRLLKESTQPVRSFGDMIGNSPAMQALYDQLERIAASDAGVLIIGESGTGKELVSRCIHAHSRRANNPFVAINCAALSESLLESELFGHVKGAFTDARSERRGLFLEANDGTLLLDEMGEMPMSMQVKLLRTLEERVVRPVGSDKETPFDVRVICATNRDLEAAVADEKFREDLYYRINVIGLHLPPLRSRGTDILRLAEYFLKQFSTAENKQVTELAEGVAEKLLKYHWPGNIRELRNVMERAVALTRHDKITAADLPEKITTYQSNQILIDGLDPDELVSLEELERRYITHVLEATGGNQTQAARILGLDRKTIYRKLKQTDFE is encoded by the coding sequence ATGAACGAAAACTCTGACATTCCGCGAATTCTGGTGATTGACGATGAGCAGTCAATGTGCGAACTCATCGAGACCGATTTGCGACTACGGGGCATGCATGTCGACTGGTTCACCGATGCCAGGCAGGCCATTACTGCGATCGATCAAAATAACTACGATGTTGTATTGACCGACATTCGTATGCCGGGGACGACGGGACTACAGCTCTGTCAACAACTGACCGAATTTCGGCCGGACATACCTGTGGTTCTGATGACGGCCTTTGGGAGTCTGGAAACCGCGGTCTCCGCCATGCGGGCGGGAGCTTATGATTTCATCACCAAGCCGATTGAAATGGATCTCCTGGCGATCACGGTCCGCCGAGCCATCGATCACCACCGGCTCACAGAACAGGTACGGTTGTTAAAAGAGTCCACTCAACCTGTCCGTTCTTTCGGAGACATGATCGGTAATAGCCCTGCGATGCAGGCTTTGTACGACCAACTCGAACGCATTGCCGCTTCTGACGCAGGTGTGTTGATCATCGGAGAAAGTGGCACTGGCAAGGAACTGGTCTCGAGATGCATCCATGCACATTCGCGCCGGGCAAACAATCCTTTTGTAGCAATCAACTGTGCTGCTCTCTCCGAATCCCTGTTAGAGAGTGAATTGTTCGGGCATGTCAAAGGCGCATTCACGGATGCCCGAAGTGAACGCCGCGGTTTATTCCTGGAAGCTAACGACGGCACCCTGCTGCTCGATGAAATGGGCGAAATGCCAATGTCGATGCAGGTCAAACTGTTGCGAACGTTAGAAGAACGCGTAGTCCGACCGGTCGGATCAGACAAGGAAACACCGTTCGATGTGCGTGTCATCTGTGCTACCAATCGCGATCTTGAAGCGGCGGTTGCCGACGAAAAATTCCGGGAAGACTTGTACTACCGCATTAACGTGATCGGATTGCACTTACCGCCACTGCGCTCGCGCGGGACCGACATTTTACGCCTGGCAGAGTACTTTCTGAAACAGTTTTCGACAGCCGAAAACAAACAGGTAACTGAGCTGGCAGAGGGCGTGGCAGAGAAGTTGCTCAAGTACCACTGGCCCGGTAACATTCGCGAGTTACGAAACGTGATGGAACGCGCAGTCGCATTAACACGTCACGATAAAATTACCGCCGCCGACTTGCCTGAAAAGATCACGACCTATCAGAGCAATCAAATCCTGATCGATGGCCTTGATCCTGACGAACTCGTCTCGCTGGAAGAGCTCGAACGCCGCTACATCACCCATGTACTGGAAGCCACCGGCGGCAACCAGACCCAGGCTGCCCGCATCCTCGGCCTCGACCGAAAAACCATCTATCGCAAACTCAAGCAAACTGATTTCGAATAA
- a CDS encoding DUF3147 family protein, translating into MYYFLKVALTAVLVVAVSEISKRSSLLGGVLASLPLVSFLGLIWLYIDTGSAEKVSELSRSIFWLVLPSLSFFLLLPFLLKKGVGFTASFGISTVVMIGLYLGMIFCLKKLGIQS; encoded by the coding sequence ATGTATTATTTCTTGAAAGTGGCTCTGACAGCAGTGCTGGTAGTGGCGGTCTCCGAAATCTCCAAACGTAGCTCTCTGTTAGGTGGTGTACTTGCCTCTCTACCGCTCGTCTCCTTCCTGGGATTGATCTGGCTCTATATCGACACAGGAAGCGCCGAAAAAGTTTCTGAGCTGTCCCGAAGCATCTTCTGGCTGGTACTGCCGTCACTCTCCTTCTTTCTACTCCTGCCATTTTTGTTGAAAAAGGGAGTCGGCTTCACTGCCAGCTTCGGAATTTCGACTGTGGTGATGATTGGGCTCTATCTGGGAATGATTTTCTGTTTAAAGAAACTAGGAATCCAATCCTGA
- a CDS encoding IS4 family transposase gives MPFIPASHSNAASFSLFNRSMMQNASLPLSDVINDQRWQQVFDEHEINFGSGEDDVYSPAITLWALISQVFFSGEQRSCKAAVIRVANLCAALGRRVCSTNTSAYCRARLKIPFIVIRDIVQQIAADAEAACDQNRVQTREQSAARLSPSSIADMKSRSTGGRILLVDGFTLTAADTPKNQRAYPQNPTQKPGLGFPVLRCVSLISMTTGLLVDLVSGPYSGKGSGETALFWQMLDALRPGDTLVADSYYCTYWLVSACRARGVQVLMKNHHLRDDHPQNARRLSKRERLVTWSRPLQRPDWMPRQEFWQQPLTLTLRLVDVQTNQPGYRAKTFTIATSITDRKASPARWIAAMYQSRWLIELDIRSIKCSLGMDILRAKSPDMVLTELWSCLLAYNLIRFKMLQSSLSTDRDPRSLSFATTQQMLAASWLLGAVTKLTDELVALGQQVPSSERVGHRTGRTEPRANKRRTKVLALLKQPRYHYHQQRKAIV, from the coding sequence ATGCCATTTATACCAGCTTCCCATTCGAATGCAGCATCATTTTCTCTTTTCAACCGCTCGATGATGCAAAATGCTTCGCTTCCGCTATCTGATGTAATCAACGATCAGCGCTGGCAGCAGGTCTTTGATGAACACGAAATCAATTTTGGTTCCGGCGAGGATGACGTTTACTCTCCCGCAATCACGCTCTGGGCCTTAATTTCTCAGGTCTTCTTTTCCGGCGAGCAACGCAGCTGTAAAGCGGCCGTGATCCGTGTTGCCAACCTGTGTGCCGCGCTGGGCCGACGGGTTTGCAGTACGAATACCAGTGCTTATTGTCGTGCGCGACTCAAAATCCCGTTTATCGTCATTCGAGACATTGTCCAACAAATTGCCGCTGATGCGGAAGCGGCCTGTGATCAGAATCGTGTCCAGACCAGAGAGCAGTCGGCGGCACGCCTCAGTCCTTCCAGCATCGCTGATATGAAATCACGGAGCACCGGCGGTCGCATTCTGCTGGTTGATGGCTTCACCCTCACGGCCGCCGATACTCCCAAGAATCAGCGTGCCTATCCACAGAACCCGACTCAGAAACCGGGGCTCGGGTTCCCCGTTCTACGCTGCGTTTCTCTGATCTCGATGACAACCGGACTGCTGGTGGATCTAGTGAGCGGGCCTTACAGCGGAAAAGGCAGTGGCGAAACGGCCCTGTTCTGGCAAATGCTGGATGCACTCCGACCGGGAGATACCCTGGTGGCAGACTCGTATTACTGCACGTACTGGCTGGTGAGTGCGTGCCGTGCGCGGGGCGTGCAGGTTTTGATGAAGAATCATCACCTGCGTGACGATCATCCCCAGAACGCACGGCGGCTGAGCAAACGGGAGCGACTGGTGACCTGGTCACGACCATTGCAACGTCCTGACTGGATGCCCCGTCAGGAATTCTGGCAACAACCGCTGACGCTCACTCTGCGTCTGGTCGATGTGCAGACCAATCAGCCGGGGTATCGCGCCAAAACGTTTACGATTGCCACCAGCATCACAGATCGGAAAGCATCCCCGGCGCGCTGGATCGCCGCCATGTATCAAAGCCGCTGGCTGATCGAACTGGATATTCGCAGCATCAAGTGTTCGCTGGGTATGGATATTCTGCGTGCGAAGTCTCCGGACATGGTGCTCACCGAACTCTGGTCGTGCCTGCTGGCGTACAATCTGATTCGGTTCAAAATGCTGCAAAGCAGTCTCTCAACAGACCGTGATCCGCGTTCCCTCTCGTTTGCCACCACGCAACAGATGCTGGCTGCCAGTTGGTTGTTGGGAGCCGTCACGAAGCTCACGGATGAGTTGGTTGCACTCGGACAACAGGTCCCCAGCAGCGAACGTGTGGGGCATCGCACTGGTCGAACAGAACCCAGAGCCAATAAACGCCGCACCAAAGTGCTGGCTTTGCTGAAGCAACCAAGATACCATTACCATCAACAACGGAAGGCAATCGTATGA